A window of Rhizobium tumorigenes contains these coding sequences:
- the minD gene encoding septum site-determining protein MinD, with translation MGKVVVVTSGKGGVGKTTSTAALGAALAQRNEKVVVVDFDVGLRNLDLIMGAERRVVYDLINVIQGDAKLTQALIRDKRLENLFLLPASQTRDKDNLTEEGVERVITDLKRHFDWIICDSPAGIERGATLAMRHADVAVVVTNPEVSSVRDSDRIIGLLDSKTAKAERGERMEKHLLLTRYDANRAERGDMLKVEDVLEILSIPLLGIIPESMDVLRASNVGAPVTIAESRSAAAMAYFDAARRLAGEALPIAMPSDKRNIFDKLFGRRAA, from the coding sequence ATGGGGAAAGTCGTCGTCGTAACATCGGGCAAGGGCGGAGTTGGCAAGACCACGTCGACTGCAGCTCTGGGGGCAGCCCTGGCACAGCGCAACGAGAAGGTCGTAGTCGTCGATTTCGACGTCGGGCTCAGAAACCTCGACCTCATCATGGGCGCCGAGCGCCGGGTGGTCTATGACCTCATCAACGTCATCCAGGGCGATGCCAAGCTGACGCAGGCGCTGATCCGCGACAAGCGGCTTGAAAACCTGTTCCTGCTGCCGGCCTCCCAGACCCGCGACAAGGACAATCTGACGGAAGAAGGCGTCGAGCGCGTCATCACCGATCTGAAGCGCCATTTCGACTGGATCATCTGCGACAGCCCGGCCGGTATCGAGCGCGGTGCTACGCTTGCCATGCGCCATGCCGACGTTGCCGTAGTCGTCACCAATCCGGAAGTCTCGTCGGTGCGCGACAGCGATCGCATCATCGGCCTGCTGGATTCAAAGACCGCCAAGGCAGAGCGCGGCGAGCGGATGGAAAAGCACCTGCTGCTGACCCGTTATGACGCCAACCGCGCCGAACGCGGTGACATGCTGAAGGTCGAGGACGTCCTGGAAATCCTTTCCATCCCGCTGCTCGGCATCATTCCGGAAAGCATGGACGTGCTGCGCGCCTCGAATGTCGGCGCGCCCGTGACCATCGCCGAAAGCCGCAGTGCCGCTGCCATGGCCTATTTCGACGCCGCCCGCCGTCTTGCCGGCGAAGCCTTGCCGATCGCAATGCCGAGCGACAAGCGCAATATTTTCGACAAGCTTTTCGGTCGGAGAGCAGCATGA
- the minC gene encoding septum site-determining protein MinC: protein MTKLLTDARSIRIKGRSFLAVMLSPDLPFDDWLIRLDDLAARSAGFFLGRPVVLDVTDLPIDRAQLKALIAELSGRNVSIMGIEGGRPSILGPGMPPALKGGRPVADFEVASKEPDADAPAKPVVTEPRPATQSLVIREPVRSGQSVIFPEGDVTVIGSVASGAEIVAGGSVHIYGTLRGRVMAGSVGHASARIFCRKLEAELVAIDGVYKMAEDLAPELHGQAVQLWLEDDRIMAEKLN from the coding sequence ATGACCAAATTGCTAACAGATGCTCGCTCGATTCGCATTAAAGGCCGCTCGTTTCTTGCGGTCATGCTATCCCCTGACCTGCCGTTTGACGACTGGCTGATCAGGCTGGACGATCTGGCCGCGCGCTCTGCAGGCTTTTTTCTGGGACGTCCCGTCGTCCTCGACGTGACGGACCTGCCGATAGACCGGGCACAGCTGAAGGCTTTGATTGCTGAACTGTCCGGCCGTAATGTCAGCATCATGGGCATCGAGGGCGGACGTCCGTCGATCCTGGGGCCGGGTATGCCGCCGGCGCTGAAAGGCGGCCGTCCCGTTGCCGACTTCGAGGTTGCCTCGAAGGAGCCGGACGCCGATGCACCCGCCAAGCCGGTGGTGACCGAGCCGCGCCCGGCAACGCAATCGCTGGTCATCCGCGAGCCGGTCCGCTCCGGCCAGTCGGTGATCTTTCCGGAAGGTGACGTCACCGTCATCGGCTCGGTCGCCTCAGGCGCCGAAATCGTCGCCGGTGGATCGGTGCACATCTACGGAACACTCAGAGGCCGCGTCATGGCGGGCTCGGTCGGACACGCCTCCGCACGGATCTTTTGTCGGAAACTCGAGGCCGAACTGGTCGCGATCGACGGCGTCTACAAGATGGCGGAGGACCTCGCTCCAGAGCTTCACGGGCAAGCCGTGCAACTCTGGCTCGAGGACGACAGGATCATGGCAGAGAAACTCAATTAA
- a CDS encoding SDR family NAD(P)-dependent oxidoreductase, with product MTRNIMLLTGASRGIGHATVKFFTEKGWQILTVSRQSSEDCPWPAARESHIQADLSELDQIERLAATVRARLPEGALHALVNNAGISPKGPDQTRLGVSATDAQTWTKVMNVNLISIALLARELRPELERAKGSIVNVTSIAGSRVHPFAGVAYAASKAGLASLTRELAHEFAPMGIRANAIAPGEIATSMLSPGTDDIVRRDVPMGRLGSPMEVAETIHFLCTAASSYINGAEIHISGGQHV from the coding sequence ATGACCAGAAATATCATGTTGTTGACCGGCGCAAGCCGTGGCATCGGGCACGCGACGGTCAAATTCTTCACGGAAAAAGGCTGGCAGATCCTGACGGTGTCGCGACAGTCGTCAGAGGACTGCCCATGGCCGGCTGCACGGGAAAGCCACATCCAGGCGGATCTGTCGGAACTCGACCAGATCGAGCGCCTTGCCGCCACGGTGCGCGCAAGGTTGCCGGAGGGCGCGCTGCATGCGCTGGTCAACAATGCCGGCATATCGCCGAAGGGTCCGGATCAGACCCGGCTCGGCGTCAGCGCGACCGATGCGCAGACGTGGACGAAAGTTATGAATGTCAATCTCATCTCGATAGCCCTGCTGGCGCGCGAGCTTCGCCCCGAACTGGAAAGGGCCAAGGGTTCGATCGTCAACGTCACCTCCATCGCCGGCTCGCGCGTCCACCCGTTTGCGGGCGTCGCCTATGCCGCCTCGAAAGCCGGTCTGGCGTCCCTGACCCGCGAACTGGCCCATGAATTCGCCCCGATGGGTATCCGCGCCAATGCCATTGCTCCCGGCGAGATCGCCACCTCGATGCTGTCGCCCGGGACAGACGACATCGTCAGACGCGATGTGCCGATGGGACGGCTGGGTTCGCCGATGGAAGTTGCGGAGACGATCCACTTCCTCTGCACCGCCGCCTCATCCTATATCAACGGCGCTGAAATCCACATCAGTGGCGGGCAGCACGTCTGA
- a CDS encoding cell wall hydrolase, whose translation MPKPETKPVTRTKTANGVKVTYNYTREDRECLKRAMYAESLASDPDGYLAVGTVVANRLTSPAYPKTICGVVGQEKQFAPGVMKVVIKDQAEPTLDAAADAILHGERHPALESAMFFHTQGLKYPYGNMHYVAVAGGNAFYEKRAKDGTLETPPPLPAYEVAMNYVGNQQASEQITSPQFDHLLPATGPVPAFTAATAFAPTSMKPIDTAFTVPQKVVVPRERPDFAISGPLN comes from the coding sequence ATGCCTAAGCCCGAGACGAAGCCAGTTACCCGTACCAAGACAGCCAACGGCGTCAAGGTCACCTACAATTACACCCGCGAAGACCGCGAATGCCTGAAACGGGCCATGTATGCGGAATCGCTGGCCTCCGACCCAGACGGCTATCTGGCAGTCGGCACCGTCGTTGCCAATCGCCTGACATCGCCGGCCTATCCCAAGACCATCTGCGGCGTTGTAGGCCAGGAAAAACAGTTTGCACCTGGCGTCATGAAAGTCGTCATCAAGGACCAGGCCGAGCCGACCCTCGATGCGGCAGCCGATGCCATCCTGCATGGCGAGCGGCATCCAGCCCTCGAGAGCGCGATGTTCTTCCATACGCAGGGCCTTAAATACCCTTACGGCAACATGCACTACGTCGCCGTCGCAGGCGGGAATGCATTCTACGAGAAGCGTGCCAAGGATGGCACCCTCGAGACGCCGCCGCCACTGCCGGCCTATGAAGTCGCTATGAACTACGTCGGCAACCAGCAGGCTTCCGAGCAGATCACGTCGCCGCAGTTCGATCACCTGCTGCCAGCCACAGGCCCGGTCCCGGCCTTTACCGCCGCAACAGCGTTCGCTCCGACTTCAATGAAGCCGATCGATACCGCATTCACGGTGCCGCAGAAGGTCGTCGTGCCGAGAGAACGCCCGGATTTCGCAATCTCCGGGCCGCTTAACTAA
- a CDS encoding tyrosine phosphatase family protein: MKTLNLPKRYICGIDELAARSGHGITHVLSLVDPELPEMEHFEAYGSTRRLVLKMHDIIEPKPGMILPEKSHMKSILEFGHLVETESNSFGSLLVHCHMGVSRSTAAMVAIMAQAHPEEAEDHVFETLRRIRPQAWPNSLMISYADEQLDRAGKLTAALRRHYAVQLATTPDVGTWMKTLGRQREVDMAE; this comes from the coding sequence ATGAAAACCTTGAATCTACCCAAGCGGTATATCTGCGGCATCGACGAACTGGCGGCGCGCTCCGGACATGGCATCACCCATGTCCTGTCCCTGGTAGATCCGGAGCTTCCGGAAATGGAGCATTTCGAAGCCTATGGCAGCACGCGGCGCCTGGTTTTGAAGATGCACGACATCATCGAGCCAAAGCCCGGCATGATCCTGCCGGAGAAATCGCACATGAAATCCATTCTCGAGTTCGGCCATCTCGTCGAGACCGAGAGCAACTCCTTCGGCTCCCTGCTGGTCCATTGCCATATGGGCGTGTCGCGCTCGACCGCCGCGATGGTGGCGATCATGGCCCAGGCGCATCCGGAAGAGGCGGAAGATCACGTCTTCGAAACGCTCCGCCGCATCCGCCCGCAAGCCTGGCCGAACTCGCTGATGATCAGCTACGCCGACGAACAGCTCGATCGCGCGGGCAAGCTCACAGCCGCGCTGCGCCGCCACTACGCCGTGCAGCTGGCAACGACCCCCGACGTCGGCACATGGATGAAGACGCTGGGACGCCAGCGCGAAGTCGACATGGCGGAGTGA
- a CDS encoding DMT family transporter: protein MTAPYSPLRGVLVAFAAYAVFAFSDASIKILHGALPSYQVTFIGALFGIAALPFLKTRNDTWSDIVKTSNRPLWMLRFVCGAIGSICSVVAFTKLPMAEAFALLFLLPSFVTILSVIFLKEDVRWQRWTAVTIGFVGVLIVLRPGFRELTVGHFCAAAGGLTAAISIVIFRAMGPSEKRLSLYGAALFGVLVISGLLMLTDLALPTPRQWVFLASYGLLGAAGNVLLMNAAKMAPASLVAPPQYSQMIWAILFGYLIFEDHIDAPMAVGIVLIIFSGLLTLLRERKRKTSLPTAVASADSQAALVTLEDPGDPAAKEVRAENR from the coding sequence ATGACGGCACCCTATTCTCCCCTCCGCGGCGTGCTCGTCGCTTTCGCCGCCTATGCCGTTTTCGCGTTCAGCGATGCATCGATCAAGATCCTGCACGGAGCCCTGCCATCCTATCAGGTGACCTTCATCGGCGCGCTGTTCGGCATAGCCGCGCTGCCCTTCCTCAAGACGCGCAACGACACATGGTCGGATATCGTCAAGACCTCGAACCGTCCGCTCTGGATGCTGCGCTTCGTCTGCGGCGCCATTGGCTCCATCTGCTCGGTCGTTGCCTTCACCAAGCTGCCGATGGCCGAAGCCTTTGCGCTGCTGTTCCTGCTGCCGTCCTTCGTGACGATCCTGTCGGTGATCTTCCTGAAGGAGGATGTCCGCTGGCAGCGCTGGACGGCCGTCACCATCGGCTTCGTAGGTGTGCTCATCGTGCTCCGGCCCGGCTTTCGCGAGCTGACGGTCGGCCATTTCTGCGCGGCGGCCGGCGGCCTGACCGCGGCCATCTCGATCGTCATCTTCAGGGCCATGGGCCCGAGCGAGAAGCGCCTCTCGCTTTACGGTGCCGCGTTGTTCGGCGTGCTGGTGATCAGCGGCCTGCTGATGCTTACCGACCTCGCCTTGCCGACGCCGCGGCAATGGGTATTTCTTGCAAGCTACGGCCTCCTCGGTGCGGCCGGCAACGTGCTGCTGATGAATGCCGCCAAGATGGCGCCGGCAAGCCTGGTGGCGCCGCCGCAATATAGCCAGATGATCTGGGCGATCCTGTTCGGCTACCTGATTTTCGAGGATCACATCGATGCGCCGATGGCTGTCGGCATCGTGCTGATCATCTTCTCGGGCCTGCTGACGCTGCTGCGCGAGCGCAAGCGCAAGACGTCGCTGCCGACGGCGGTGGCCTCCGCCGACAGCCAGGCGGCGCTGGTGACGCTCGAGGATCCCGGCGATCCGGCCGCAAAGGAAGTCCGCGCCGAAAACCGCTGA
- a CDS encoding YihY/virulence factor BrkB family protein has protein sequence MTERPALGEAGRGRDAETPSQIPMKGLKDVLWRVVSEVMEDRVTLIAAGVTYYLLLAMFPALGALVSIYGFVSDPTTIATHIGFLSQIFPRGSFDLILSQLTALTQQKPGTLSIGFVTGLLIALWSANNGVKALCDAMNVAYGEEEKRGIVEFNLLSLAFTFGLLIFAVVLIFAIGVIPAILSFIWLGEWTDLLTRLARWPIILGLVMSGIMLLYNYGPSRQPAKVVWLSWGAVFSTLFWLLSSFLFSYYLDHFADYNATYGTLGALIGFMVWIWISVIIIIVGAEINAELEHQTREDSTTGPARPMGERGAYVADTLGKTAD, from the coding sequence TTGACCGAGAGACCCGCGTTGGGAGAAGCTGGACGCGGGCGAGACGCAGAGACGCCGAGCCAGATCCCGATGAAGGGTCTGAAGGACGTGCTCTGGCGGGTCGTCTCGGAAGTGATGGAGGACCGGGTGACGCTGATTGCGGCGGGCGTCACCTACTATCTGCTTCTTGCGATGTTCCCGGCGCTCGGCGCGCTGGTCTCGATCTACGGTTTCGTGTCCGATCCGACGACCATCGCCACCCACATCGGTTTCCTGTCGCAAATCTTCCCGCGCGGCTCCTTCGATCTCATCCTGTCGCAGCTGACGGCCCTGACCCAACAGAAGCCGGGAACGCTAAGCATCGGCTTCGTCACCGGCCTGCTGATCGCGCTGTGGAGCGCCAACAACGGCGTCAAGGCGCTCTGCGACGCCATGAACGTCGCTTACGGCGAGGAGGAAAAGCGGGGAATCGTCGAGTTCAACCTGCTGTCGCTCGCCTTCACCTTCGGGCTGCTGATTTTTGCCGTCGTGCTGATCTTTGCCATCGGCGTTATCCCGGCGATCCTTTCGTTCATCTGGCTCGGCGAATGGACGGATCTGCTAACGAGGCTGGCGCGCTGGCCGATCATCCTTGGCCTGGTAATGTCGGGCATCATGCTGCTTTATAACTACGGCCCGAGCCGACAGCCGGCCAAGGTCGTCTGGCTCAGCTGGGGTGCTGTCTTCAGCACGCTGTTCTGGCTGCTGTCGTCCTTCTTGTTTTCCTATTATCTCGACCATTTTGCCGACTATAACGCCACCTACGGCACGCTCGGCGCGCTGATCGGCTTCATGGTGTGGATCTGGATCTCGGTCATCATCATCATCGTCGGAGCCGAGATCAATGCCGAACTGGAACACCAGACGCGTGAGGACTCGACCACGGGGCCAGCGCGCCCGATGGGAGAACGCGGCGCCTATGTCGCCGATACGCTCGGCAAAACCGCCGACTGA
- the htpG gene encoding molecular chaperone HtpG has product MTTAAETPVENHAFEADVSRLLHLMVHSIYSDKDVFLRELISNAADACEKLRYEAIAAPELLAGDPASRIRLTLDEENLGFVLEDNGIGMSRDDMIEALGTIARSGTRAFMEMVEAAKGKDGAQLIGQFGIGFYSAFMVADRVDVISRRAGADEAWMWSSDGKGAYTIAAVPLEEAPARGTRITLALMEDAKSYASKWTVERIVKEQSGHVPVPIEIVEKPGEEPKQIADGSALWTKQKSDITKEEYTDFYRGLSGQFDEPAVTVHFRAEGRHEYTGLAFVPNSPPFDLFDPDRKGRIKLYVKRVFITDDADLLPRYLRFVRGLIDTSDLPLNVSREMIQQSPILAAIRKGLTSRILTSLEKLAESDNDTFIKVWEAFGTVLKEGIYEDYERRAQLMALARFKSTASGDGYRSLADYVKDMKEGQTAIYYLAGGNTAQLAASPHIEGFRARGVEVLLLTDPVDSFWVTNAPDFDGKSFKSVSQGSADLADIKKADGEAQPKAETTQLVSDFIAFAKTTLGDALSDVRASDRLTESAVCLVAPEHGPDRQLEKILQGAGRLDAAAKPVLEINPDHALITALAGTAGQDGAFQTDAVQLLLDQARILDGDKPEDPRAFSDRLSRVLERALKS; this is encoded by the coding sequence ATGACGACTGCTGCCGAGACCCCCGTGGAAAATCACGCCTTCGAAGCCGATGTATCCAGGCTTCTTCACCTGATGGTTCACTCGATCTACTCGGACAAGGACGTGTTCCTGCGCGAGCTGATTTCGAACGCTGCCGACGCCTGCGAGAAGCTGCGCTACGAGGCCATAGCAGCACCCGAACTGCTGGCCGGCGACCCTGCCTCGAGGATCAGGCTGACGCTCGACGAGGAGAACCTCGGCTTCGTGCTCGAGGATAACGGCATCGGCATGAGCCGCGACGACATGATCGAGGCGCTCGGCACGATTGCCCGCTCCGGTACCCGCGCCTTCATGGAGATGGTCGAGGCGGCCAAGGGCAAGGACGGCGCCCAGTTGATCGGCCAGTTCGGCATCGGCTTTTACTCCGCCTTCATGGTGGCCGATCGCGTCGACGTCATCTCGCGGCGCGCCGGAGCGGATGAAGCCTGGATGTGGTCGTCCGACGGCAAGGGCGCCTATACGATCGCAGCCGTTCCCCTCGAAGAGGCGCCTGCGCGCGGCACCCGGATCACGCTGGCGCTGATGGAAGATGCCAAGTCCTATGCGTCGAAATGGACTGTCGAGCGCATCGTCAAGGAACAGTCCGGCCATGTGCCGGTGCCGATCGAGATCGTCGAGAAGCCAGGCGAGGAGCCGAAGCAGATCGCCGACGGCTCGGCGTTGTGGACCAAGCAGAAGAGCGACATCACCAAGGAAGAATATACCGACTTCTATCGCGGCCTCTCCGGCCAGTTCGACGAGCCGGCCGTCACCGTGCATTTCCGCGCCGAGGGTCGCCACGAATATACCGGGCTTGCCTTCGTGCCGAACTCGCCTCCCTTCGATCTCTTCGATCCCGACCGCAAGGGCCGCATCAAGCTTTACGTCAAGCGCGTCTTCATCACCGACGACGCCGACCTTTTGCCGCGCTACCTGCGCTTCGTGCGCGGCCTGATCGATACGTCGGACCTGCCGCTCAACGTGTCGCGCGAGATGATCCAGCAGAGCCCCATCCTGGCCGCTATCCGCAAGGGGCTGACCAGCCGCATCCTCACCAGCCTCGAGAAACTGGCGGAAAGCGACAACGACACCTTTATCAAGGTGTGGGAAGCCTTCGGCACCGTACTGAAGGAAGGCATCTACGAGGATTACGAGCGTCGCGCCCAGCTGATGGCGCTGGCCCGCTTCAAGAGCACGGCGTCCGGCGACGGATACCGGTCGCTTGCCGACTACGTCAAGGACATGAAGGAAGGCCAGACGGCGATCTACTATCTCGCCGGCGGCAACACGGCCCAGCTGGCGGCATCCCCGCATATCGAAGGTTTCCGCGCCCGGGGCGTCGAAGTGCTGCTGCTCACCGATCCCGTCGACAGCTTCTGGGTAACCAATGCACCCGATTTCGATGGCAAGAGCTTCAAGTCGGTGTCGCAGGGATCAGCCGATCTCGCAGACATCAAGAAAGCCGATGGCGAAGCTCAGCCGAAGGCCGAGACGACGCAGCTGGTCAGCGACTTTATCGCCTTTGCCAAGACGACGCTCGGAGATGCCCTCTCCGATGTCAGGGCCTCCGACCGGCTGACCGAAAGCGCCGTCTGCCTGGTTGCTCCGGAGCACGGTCCGGACCGGCAGCTCGAAAAGATCCTGCAGGGTGCCGGCCGCCTCGACGCCGCCGCCAAGCCGGTGCTGGAAATCAATCCGGATCATGCGCTGATTACGGCGCTTGCCGGCACTGCCGGTCAGGACGGGGCGTTCCAGACGGACGCAGTGCAGTTGCTGCTCGACCAGGCGCGTATCCTCGACGGCGACAAGCCGGAGGATCCGCGGGCATTTTCGGACCGCCTGTCGCGGGTGCTGGAGCGCGCCCTGAAGTCGTAA
- a CDS encoding GIY-YIG nuclease family protein: protein MKGYVYILASKRNGTLYIGVTRDMAGRLYDHQNELTPGFTSRHGVKTLVWFEEHDLLTAAITREKTMKKWPRQWKLNLIETTNPDWQDISHYLHGL, encoded by the coding sequence ATGAAAGGCTACGTCTACATACTCGCATCGAAACGCAACGGTACGCTTTACATCGGCGTGACGCGGGATATGGCCGGCCGGCTTTACGACCACCAGAATGAACTGACCCCCGGCTTCACCTCGCGACACGGTGTGAAAACGCTGGTCTGGTTCGAGGAGCACGATCTGCTGACAGCCGCGATCACCCGCGAGAAGACGATGAAAAAGTGGCCCCGACAATGGAAGCTAAACCTGATCGAGACCACCAACCCGGATTGGCAAGACATCTCCCACTATCTTCACGGCCTGTAG